Genomic segment of Gemmatimonadota bacterium:
TCGATAAAACAGCCCTCATTCAGCGACTGATGGACGAAGGCACACACTACTTTTTATCGCGTCCTCGTCGGTTTGGCAAAAGCCTATTTCTGGATACACTGAAGGAACTGTTTGAGGGCAATGAACCGCTGTTCGAGGGGCTATACATTCACGACCACTGGGACTGGTCTGTTCGCTATCCCGTCCTGCGCCTCGACTTTGGCAGCGGCAACTTTAATGAACCTGAGATCTTGCACAAAGAGGTTATGGCACAACTGGACGCTGTAGAAAAAGAAACAGGCGTAGAGAGCCACTACGATACTGCTTCCGCACGCTTTCGCCATATCATCCAGATGTTGCACAGGCAGGCGGGACAGCGAGTGGCTGTTCTCGTTGATGAATACGACAAACCGATCTTAGATGTGATAGATGAGCCTGAAGTCGCCCGTGCCAACCGCGATTTTCTGCGGGGTCTGTATTCGACGATCAAATCCAGTGATGCCCATATCAAGTTCACATTCCTCACGGGCGTCAGCAAATTCTCCAAAGTCAGCCTGTTCTCTGGCCTCAACAATCTTACAGACATCACCATTG
This window contains:
- a CDS encoding AAA family ATPase; the encoded protein is MGISDRRKLPIGIQTFSKIREENCYYVDKTALIQRLMDEGTHYFLSRPRRFGKSLFLDTLKELFEGNEPLFEGLYIHDHWDWSVRYPVLRLDFGSGNFNEPEILHKEVMAQLDAVEKETGVESHYDTASARFRHIIQMLHRQAGQRVAVLVDEYDKPILDVIDEPEVARANRDFLRGLYSTIKSSDAHIKFTFLTGVSKFSKVSLFSGLNNLTDITI